One window of Natronomonas salsuginis genomic DNA carries:
- a CDS encoding DUF7350 domain-containing protein, producing MSPRTPYNRTMFPMMSLSAILQRNGASVFDGILQATIDPELRYHYGTMVGDVQIEDIFTNTVDSSPQTARHE from the coding sequence GTGTCTCCGCGTACGCCCTACAATCGAACGATGTTCCCGATGATGTCGCTTTCGGCAATACTGCAACGTAACGGTGCGTCGGTGTTCGACGGGATTCTGCAGGCGACCATCGATCCGGAGCTCCGCTATCACTACGGAACGATGGTCGGAGACGTGCAGATAGAGGATATATTTACGAACACGGTTGATTCATCGCCACAGACGGCCCGTCATGAATGA
- a CDS encoding sulfite exporter TauE/SafE family protein: protein MFEAVLRVDILLFLAIGVLGGAHCIGMCGPLVTMYAERMAPRVDGGTERTGTPGQRGHLTTYEVRQHALFNVGRTLSYALIGGMFGALGGFVFISADQLTAIADPIRGGVGVLIGVFIIASGVKYLLGGAAGLGIPGVQRVTNWIAVRVDRYVNSPGIVGLGALHGLLPCPILYPAYLYAFATGSAVSGFLALATLGIGTIPAVFAYGTLIESVDVIHRRRLHRLLGIAFILLGYVLLGHGLMAIGITIPTPMLPRYQPLG from the coding sequence ATGTTCGAAGCAGTCCTCCGTGTTGATATTCTTCTTTTTTTGGCCATCGGAGTGCTCGGCGGGGCACACTGTATCGGTATGTGTGGACCGCTAGTGACGATGTATGCCGAGCGGATGGCTCCACGTGTAGACGGCGGGACGGAGAGGACAGGTACTCCGGGTCAACGGGGACATCTTACCACATACGAGGTTCGCCAGCATGCTCTGTTTAACGTGGGGCGGACGCTCAGTTACGCGCTCATTGGTGGGATGTTCGGCGCGCTTGGTGGCTTCGTGTTTATTTCGGCGGACCAGTTAACGGCAATCGCAGATCCCATCCGGGGCGGCGTTGGCGTTTTGATCGGGGTATTCATCATCGCATCTGGTGTGAAATATCTCCTTGGAGGTGCTGCTGGTCTCGGAATCCCCGGAGTTCAGCGAGTAACCAACTGGATCGCTGTTCGCGTTGACCGATACGTGAATAGTCCTGGAATTGTTGGCCTCGGTGCGCTTCACGGGTTGTTACCCTGTCCAATATTGTATCCCGCGTACCTGTATGCGTTCGCGACGGGATCCGCTGTGTCCGGGTTTCTTGCGTTAGCGACGCTTGGTATTGGAACGATACCAGCTGTTTTCGCTTATGGAACGCTTATTGAGTCCGTTGATGTCATTCATCGCCGACGACTCCATCGTCTCCTCGGTATCGCCTTCATTCTGCTGGGATACGTTTTGTTGGGACATGGATTGATGGCGATCGGCATCACTATTCCAACGCCGATGCTTCCACGATATCAACCGCTGGGGTGA
- a CDS encoding plastocyanin/azurin family copper-binding protein — protein sequence MPLEISDRRTVLRLSSAALATLTTAGCLGGQSSSVQTVTMPGDLRFEPKTARIEPGQTVTWTNESDIEHTVTAYEDEIPDEAVYFASGGFETERTARNRVTEGLIAPGENYEHTFDQPGTYGYFCIPHEGSGMVGTILVNK from the coding sequence ATGCCACTCGAAATCTCCGATCGGCGGACGGTGTTGCGACTCAGCTCTGCCGCCCTGGCGACGCTTACCACGGCTGGGTGTCTGGGTGGACAGTCATCGTCGGTCCAGACCGTCACGATGCCCGGCGACCTCAGATTTGAGCCGAAGACCGCGAGGATCGAACCTGGTCAGACGGTTACGTGGACGAACGAGAGTGACATCGAGCACACGGTTACGGCGTATGAAGACGAGATTCCAGACGAAGCGGTGTACTTCGCGAGTGGTGGCTTCGAGACAGAACGTACTGCGAGGAACCGGGTCACCGAGGGACTCATCGCTCCGGGCGAGAACTACGAGCATACGTTCGATCAGCCGGGAACGTACGGATACTTCTGTATCCCACATGAGGGGTCTGGGATGGTCGGGACAATTCTAGTAAATAAATAA
- a CDS encoding ZIP family metal transporter, which produces MADETQKPTPDGGVSTENEVTQPLGLPRWVSAILPIVLLVLVLGVFAFTSPLASIQSQSGEPLPDVTITHTTLPSDETVVLHVTNNGPDSVTIAQVLVDEAYWNFQVEGAGGDQTLAPMESAQIVIPYHWNPGWDLNVALVLSDGATFENTIVAPSQAPGFSLSLLWTLAVIGLFVGVIPVALGMLWFPYIKTMSDRWLHAVLLFAAGVLGFLAFDAGFEAFELAERVPGAYEGNLLVVSGIFGALLLVQAISAWREGRVAAGDSRASSGLWIAYLVAVGIGLHNLAEGLAIGSSFALGRVSLGAFLVIGFMLHNVTEGPAVVAPVARGERPALGHFAALGVIAGAPVILGGWIGSLAYSPTIGAFFLAIGVGAILQVNWEIASMVRDAGGRVASATNLLAFLLGLGIMYVTDLFVAL; this is translated from the coding sequence ATGGCGGATGAGACACAAAAACCGACGCCAGACGGTGGTGTATCTACTGAAAACGAGGTCACACAGCCGCTCGGACTACCGCGATGGGTCAGCGCGATACTCCCGATCGTGTTGCTCGTGCTCGTCTTGGGTGTGTTCGCGTTCACGTCACCACTCGCGAGTATTCAGAGCCAGAGTGGTGAACCGCTTCCCGACGTGACGATCACGCACACGACGCTTCCGAGCGACGAAACGGTCGTGTTACACGTAACGAACAACGGGCCCGATTCCGTGACGATAGCACAGGTCCTCGTCGATGAGGCCTACTGGAATTTTCAGGTCGAAGGAGCTGGTGGCGACCAAACGCTCGCTCCGATGGAAAGCGCACAGATCGTGATCCCGTATCACTGGAATCCGGGATGGGATCTCAACGTCGCCCTCGTACTCTCTGACGGGGCGACATTCGAGAATACGATCGTCGCTCCGAGTCAGGCACCTGGATTCAGCCTCAGTCTGCTCTGGACGCTTGCAGTCATCGGGCTGTTCGTCGGCGTGATCCCGGTCGCATTAGGGATGCTGTGGTTCCCCTACATCAAGACGATGAGTGATCGGTGGCTGCATGCCGTTCTCTTATTTGCAGCTGGCGTACTGGGCTTCTTGGCGTTCGACGCCGGGTTCGAAGCGTTCGAACTCGCCGAACGAGTTCCAGGCGCCTACGAGGGGAACCTCTTGGTTGTCTCCGGAATATTCGGCGCACTCCTCCTCGTCCAGGCAATCAGTGCGTGGCGTGAGGGTCGCGTCGCCGCTGGTGATAGCCGGGCAAGTAGCGGTCTCTGGATCGCGTATCTGGTCGCGGTCGGGATCGGCCTGCACAACCTCGCAGAGGGGCTGGCAATCGGGAGTTCATTCGCACTCGGGCGTGTCTCGCTCGGCGCATTCCTCGTGATCGGATTCATGCTTCACAACGTGACGGAAGGCCCGGCTGTCGTTGCGCCGGTCGCTCGCGGAGAACGTCCGGCGCTCGGACACTTCGCCGCGCTCGGCGTCATCGCCGGCGCACCCGTCATTCTCGGTGGCTGGATCGGCAGTCTCGCCTATTCACCAACGATCGGCGCCTTCTTCCTCGCGATCGGCGTTGGCGCGATCCTGCAGGTAAACTGGGAGATTGCGAGCATGGTTCGTGATGCAGGCGGTCGCGTGGCCAGTGCCACGAATCTGCTTGCATTTCTGCTCGGTCTCGGTATAATGTACGTGACCGACCTCTTCGTGGCGCTCTAA
- a CDS encoding multicopper oxidase domain-containing protein yields MPSIDYESAADVTKRLEQRLVGSLTGETSVSRRTVLGSLGVAGSAAVGLGSSRASASPGHGGDDTHGNFGSVGEYQDLDFDPHEFLTAFNTGDSGQDNVPQQVYEEDGRTVREFEFTAVDTTITIAPGVEFQAWAFNGQVPGPTIRAVEGDLIRVKFTNLGRHAHTIHPHLKNLNPRMDGIPQNGPGVLETGESFTYEWIAQPAGTHFYHCHSLPLKEHIHRGLYGTIIVDPDPERVRENPRDYVNYPGPITDDMRTRFVEEAKSRNHEYAENDAVNEMVMVMNSFDTNFDGGNEVYAANTRAFAYGVGSTDGTGNWTAGETKRPIQIDKNERQRVYLSNATEFDLINSFHTHSQFFDYYDHGTTLTPTRKTVDTIMQTQAQRGIIELDYSDHEPGLYMFHAHQSEFAELGWMSFFEVV; encoded by the coding sequence ATGCCCTCGATAGATTACGAGAGTGCGGCAGATGTCACTAAACGACTCGAACAGCGTTTGGTTGGATCACTCACTGGTGAAACGAGCGTCAGTCGTCGCACGGTACTCGGCAGTCTTGGTGTCGCGGGAAGTGCCGCCGTTGGACTCGGGAGTTCACGTGCAAGTGCGTCACCCGGCCACGGGGGCGATGATACACACGGTAACTTCGGTTCGGTGGGCGAATACCAAGATTTGGACTTCGATCCGCATGAGTTCCTCACCGCGTTCAATACCGGAGATAGCGGGCAGGATAACGTTCCGCAGCAAGTCTACGAGGAGGATGGTCGAACCGTACGGGAGTTCGAATTCACCGCTGTCGACACAACGATCACCATCGCTCCGGGCGTCGAGTTCCAAGCGTGGGCATTCAACGGTCAGGTGCCGGGCCCCACGATCCGTGCCGTTGAGGGCGACCTAATTCGCGTTAAATTCACGAACCTAGGACGGCACGCTCACACGATCCATCCGCATCTGAAGAACCTTAACCCGCGAATGGACGGAATCCCCCAAAACGGGCCTGGTGTCCTCGAAACGGGAGAATCATTCACCTACGAGTGGATTGCCCAACCCGCCGGTACGCACTTCTATCATTGCCACTCGCTCCCGCTGAAAGAACACATCCACCGCGGACTCTACGGCACGATCATCGTCGATCCGGACCCCGAACGCGTCAGGGAGAATCCACGCGACTACGTCAATTACCCCGGACCGATTACCGACGACATGCGGACGCGGTTCGTCGAAGAGGCGAAGAGCCGGAACCACGAGTACGCCGAAAACGACGCCGTCAACGAGATGGTCATGGTGATGAACTCGTTCGACACTAACTTCGACGGCGGGAACGAGGTCTACGCGGCGAACACACGGGCGTTCGCATACGGGGTTGGTAGTACCGACGGCACCGGCAACTGGACGGCGGGCGAGACGAAGCGTCCCATCCAGATCGACAAGAACGAACGGCAACGCGTGTATCTCTCCAATGCGACTGAGTTCGACCTCATCAACTCGTTCCACACGCACTCGCAGTTCTTCGATTACTATGACCACGGGACTACGCTGACACCGACGCGCAAGACCGTAGACACGATCATGCAGACGCAGGCGCAACGCGGTATCATCGAGCTCGACTACTCAGATCACGAACCCGGGCTGTACATGTTCCACGCCCACCAATCCGAGTTCGCCGAACTCGGCTGGATGAGCTTCTTTGAGGTGGTCTAA
- a CDS encoding metal-dependent transcriptional regulator encodes MLSAIMEDYLKAIYYLQNEADDRVRTSVLAEYMDVEQPTVTSMMKKLSERDFVLYEPYKGVELTDTGVPIALEIIRHHRLLERYLTDHLEYDWAEVHDEADRLEHHISSKFADRIAEQLGQPAVDPHGDPIPTANLDVSGAKDGERLADHQVGDSVQIVRVPDTDPDLLRYLSKHGILPGTVVDVVEIAPFGMVTLDPDSGDGPVALPEEVACSISTQSLTQSSH; translated from the coding sequence ATGCTGAGTGCGATCATGGAAGACTATCTCAAAGCGATCTATTATCTCCAGAACGAAGCGGACGACCGGGTACGAACATCGGTACTCGCTGAGTATATGGATGTAGAGCAACCGACGGTTACCAGTATGATGAAAAAGTTATCAGAGCGTGATTTCGTGCTGTACGAACCCTACAAGGGGGTTGAACTCACTGATACTGGAGTTCCTATTGCTCTTGAAATTATTCGCCATCACCGACTGTTAGAACGATATCTGACGGACCACCTCGAGTATGATTGGGCAGAGGTACACGACGAAGCAGATCGTCTCGAACACCACATCAGCAGTAAGTTTGCCGACCGGATTGCAGAGCAGCTAGGACAACCAGCGGTTGATCCGCATGGCGACCCAATTCCCACCGCGAATCTGGATGTATCGGGAGCAAAGGATGGTGAACGTCTTGCTGATCATCAAGTGGGTGACAGCGTTCAGATCGTACGGGTTCCGGACACAGATCCAGATCTCCTCCGGTACCTGTCCAAACACGGGATTCTCCCCGGAACTGTCGTAGATGTTGTCGAGATTGCGCCATTTGGAATGGTCACACTTGACCCTGATAGCGGAGATGGTCCGGTTGCGCTACCCGAAGAAGTCGCATGTTCCATATCCACCCAATCTCTCACACAGAGTTCTCACTGA
- a CDS encoding low molecular weight phosphatase family protein, producing the protein MSRYRVRQSVSNDHVTFGFVCVQNAGRSQMSAAFAERERQRRGLENEVEILTGGTHPADEVHPEVVEAMRELDIDLSDRVPQEVSTATLNECDVVLTMGCSTLELDASVKVRDWALDDPHGQDIDRVREIRGEIEGRVTDLFDEFFGDE; encoded by the coding sequence ATGTCCCGGTATCGTGTCCGACAGAGCGTGAGCAACGATCACGTGACGTTTGGATTCGTCTGTGTTCAGAACGCTGGACGGAGTCAGATGTCTGCTGCCTTCGCTGAACGGGAGCGACAGCGCCGCGGACTCGAAAACGAGGTAGAGATACTCACCGGGGGCACCCATCCCGCAGACGAGGTCCACCCGGAGGTTGTCGAAGCAATGCGGGAACTCGACATTGACCTTTCGGACCGCGTCCCGCAAGAGGTGTCAACGGCGACGTTGAACGAATGTGATGTCGTTCTGACGATGGGGTGCTCAACGCTGGAGTTAGACGCCTCAGTCAAGGTTCGGGACTGGGCACTTGATGACCCACACGGTCAGGACATCGACCGCGTTCGAGAGATTCGCGGCGAGATCGAGGGTCGTGTCACCGACCTCTTCGACGAGTTCTTCGGTGACGAATAA
- a CDS encoding IS5 family transposase, producing MKALPKSQILRFTEKAIHLARRAVFRYSSKLSKHRYTLPQHVGQLCLKVRKNTTYRGLLDELIEMPRIRRVLGLAELPTPSTLCKAFNRLEMAVWRIILILSATLLPANGVVGIDASGFDRSHASKHYTKQAELTIQQLNVTLLVDTKVNAILDLHVTTTRKHDSQIAPSLIKRNLESIDVLLGDKGYDDQKIRRLARQHEVRLLIKHREFTSLHKAWKARLDVDLYGQRGQSETVNSTLKRKYGAFVRSRRWWKQFRELTIACLIYNVDRSL from the coding sequence ATGAAGGCTCTCCCGAAATCGCAGATTCTCCGGTTTACTGAGAAAGCTATCCATCTGGCCCGGCGAGCAGTCTTTCGATACTCCTCGAAGCTCTCCAAACACCGCTATACACTCCCGCAACACGTTGGCCAGTTGTGTCTCAAAGTTCGGAAGAACACAACCTACCGTGGCCTGCTTGACGAATTGATCGAGATGCCACGTATTCGTCGTGTTCTCGGGCTAGCCGAGCTTCCTACTCCATCAACGCTCTGTAAGGCATTCAATCGACTTGAGATGGCCGTATGGCGTATCATATTGATTCTCTCAGCGACCCTACTTCCGGCAAACGGCGTCGTCGGAATTGATGCGTCAGGATTCGACCGCAGTCACGCTTCGAAACACTACACGAAACAAGCTGAACTCACGATTCAGCAACTCAATGTGACGTTATTGGTCGATACGAAAGTGAACGCAATCCTCGATCTCCACGTGACGACGACACGAAAACACGATAGCCAGATCGCTCCGTCGTTGATCAAGCGCAACCTCGAGAGTATTGACGTTCTGCTCGGTGACAAAGGCTACGACGACCAGAAAATCAGACGACTTGCCCGTCAACACGAGGTTCGTCTACTGATCAAGCATCGAGAGTTCACATCGCTCCATAAGGCATGGAAGGCGCGCTTAGACGTTGATCTCTACGGCCAGCGGGGTCAATCCGAGACGGTCAACTCTACGCTCAAGCGAAAATATGGTGCGTTCGTCCGCTCACGACGCTGGTGGAAACAGTTCCGGGAACTTACCATCGCCTGTCTCATTTATAATGTAGACCGATCACTCTGA
- a CDS encoding transposase, with translation MKTFECTLCEAYQLGITIRNEFKETDLVTAFENLDHSIDAIEDEYPAWHPAPLSFRAMILSFVFMEITGDSYAEFSRRLTRQPEVATILGFTRVPDESAFSRAWRNRFDDETHEYVHAAAHFVIKEVHDRDISASEVRPKKEIVDGTEENIDSVEDESFSQNEIVQITRLARDHAFGHFDSDRASNASYEDTQFFELQTFMGMVRCGTAQGATRFQYRRGEEYSPHGDTHLRTVKQFDSEELVNGFNETMDRLLSVIASEASFRRPVTAAIDITTIPYYGDVEDMPMVSGTKDRDSRAFKFATLSIIGQNIPLVLAVEPVRESSEWDDNPSNQIHRTVRRLVRRAKEHVPIETVLCDREFDSIQVFQTLSNLDVNYLIPKRVSSSEREVFDQMDKDDQEVAVESASVHVESGSHPMRLLYVPSTSGEGTAVFATNLRVGPDEAETFCQRYSRRWQIESEYKSIKGDFLAKTSSKDYRVRLFYFVFAVLLYNIWRLTDFLLKAGVGGEMDYAPVLTAGECVELVASSLIPHD, from the coding sequence GTGAAAACTTTTGAATGCACTCTGTGCGAAGCGTACCAGTTAGGGATCACCATCCGTAACGAGTTCAAAGAAACCGATCTCGTCACTGCGTTCGAGAACCTCGATCACTCGATAGACGCGATCGAAGACGAGTATCCAGCGTGGCATCCTGCGCCACTCTCCTTTCGAGCAATGATCCTCTCGTTCGTTTTCATGGAGATCACCGGAGATTCGTACGCCGAGTTTTCTCGACGACTCACCCGGCAACCGGAAGTCGCCACTATTCTCGGCTTCACCCGAGTACCTGACGAATCGGCCTTCTCACGAGCGTGGCGAAATCGATTCGACGACGAGACCCACGAATATGTCCACGCTGCTGCCCACTTTGTTATCAAAGAAGTTCACGATCGCGATATCTCAGCGTCTGAGGTTCGCCCCAAGAAAGAGATCGTCGATGGTACTGAAGAAAACATAGACTCGGTAGAAGACGAATCATTCTCACAGAACGAAATCGTCCAGATAACACGCCTCGCGCGTGATCACGCCTTCGGTCATTTCGACTCTGATCGGGCGTCGAACGCCTCTTACGAGGACACGCAATTTTTCGAGCTACAGACGTTCATGGGGATGGTTCGGTGCGGAACCGCGCAGGGAGCGACTCGCTTCCAGTACCGGCGGGGTGAAGAGTACAGCCCACATGGCGACACCCACCTTCGCACCGTCAAGCAGTTCGATTCTGAAGAGCTCGTGAACGGGTTCAATGAGACGATGGATCGCTTACTCTCCGTGATCGCCTCTGAAGCATCGTTCCGTCGGCCGGTTACCGCTGCGATCGACATCACGACTATCCCCTATTACGGGGACGTTGAGGACATGCCGATGGTCAGCGGGACGAAGGATAGAGACAGTCGGGCCTTCAAATTCGCAACGCTCTCGATCATCGGACAGAATATCCCGCTCGTTCTTGCCGTGGAACCGGTTCGAGAAAGTTCTGAATGGGACGATAACCCGTCGAATCAGATACATCGTACTGTGCGACGGCTTGTTCGACGAGCGAAAGAACACGTTCCAATCGAGACAGTACTCTGTGACCGAGAGTTTGACTCGATACAAGTGTTCCAGACGCTCTCAAACCTCGATGTGAACTACCTCATTCCGAAGCGGGTCTCTAGCTCCGAACGGGAGGTGTTTGACCAAATGGACAAAGACGACCAGGAAGTCGCTGTGGAGTCGGCCTCTGTCCACGTAGAATCTGGATCGCATCCAATGCGGCTCCTGTACGTGCCGTCGACGAGTGGGGAGGGAACGGCCGTCTTCGCGACGAATCTCCGAGTCGGACCCGACGAGGCCGAGACGTTCTGTCAGCGCTACAGCCGCCGGTGGCAGATCGAGAGTGAGTACAAATCGATCAAAGGTGACTTTCTCGCGAAGACCTCCTCGAAAGATTACCGTGTTCGCCTATTCTACTTCGTGTTCGCGGTCCTCTTGTACAATATCTGGCGGCTCACCGACTTCCTGCTGAAAGCGGGTGTGGGAGGTGAGATGGACTACGCACCAGTGTTGACTGCGGGTGAGTGTGTTGAGCTCGTTGCCTCGTCGTTGATTCCACACGACTAA
- a CDS encoding transposase, with protein MTATDDHSYYDEILSSIEEQTEDLCHIHDHITRVITNLDIDEDWFTGYDDPGRAKFDLESMVRLFLYKYAREFNQSELARRLRGAAYVYLRLGFDRPISQQIISHNKRNRFDPAERKLLRDAAEAIRTVCAEHDVIRTNEPALDPEDVQHDRVSEAEIMDAVKRATDLGFSEFTADRASNATYPLEAYFERQGYLNMSRAGTTTASRRFARLSEREKVPHGSSHNRTMKKIAKPESQLTFDEFVTGKQQPEWKRIRDEVLEPFHAGVENILNELTDEDYAEAGFTEPVHAAIDITAWNFYASPFMSKKEARKSDKTPIKVTIKGKEKLIDPDHPDLVSGLKDSDERGYKFATITIIAENTPIVLGVEPVRDQRRWENEMGWDIERTSRADIVESLLEQASRHVDIHKVFLDRGFSSKETRDVIDRRELLYVLGKPARAKVDKENIEEIKDHDVYNSRIGHGTHEYDGREHDITYVYTPSKKDEDKYAVFTINEHVDHHRAEALLGQYSQRMEIENEYKTIKKHFLPTSASKDYRIRFLYFVIGTLLYNVWRMANFILRDAVDVDLGEHPPILAGELIELVAFCLFTPPD; from the coding sequence GTCGTGCGAAGTTCGACTTGGAATCGATGGTTCGGTTGTTCCTCTACAAGTACGCGCGCGAGTTCAATCAGTCAGAGCTCGCGCGCCGGCTACGCGGGGCTGCGTACGTGTACCTGCGTCTCGGCTTCGACCGGCCGATCTCTCAGCAGATCATCAGTCACAACAAGCGCAATCGATTCGACCCGGCAGAGCGCAAGCTACTACGAGACGCTGCTGAAGCCATTCGAACGGTGTGTGCCGAGCACGATGTGATCCGGACGAATGAACCCGCGCTTGATCCGGAAGACGTCCAGCACGACCGGGTCAGTGAAGCGGAGATTATGGATGCGGTGAAGCGCGCGACTGACCTCGGGTTCAGTGAGTTCACCGCGGACCGCGCGAGTAACGCGACGTACCCGTTGGAAGCGTACTTCGAACGGCAAGGCTACCTGAACATGTCTCGTGCCGGGACAACGACCGCTTCACGACGGTTCGCCCGGCTCAGTGAACGGGAGAAGGTCCCGCACGGGTCGTCGCATAACCGCACGATGAAGAAGATCGCCAAACCGGAATCCCAACTCACATTCGACGAATTCGTGACGGGAAAACAGCAACCGGAGTGGAAGCGAATCCGTGACGAAGTACTGGAGCCGTTCCACGCAGGCGTTGAGAACATCCTGAACGAGCTCACCGATGAGGACTACGCTGAGGCAGGATTCACAGAGCCGGTTCACGCGGCGATTGACATCACCGCATGGAATTTCTATGCTTCGCCGTTCATGTCCAAGAAGGAGGCCCGCAAGTCCGACAAGACCCCCATCAAGGTGACCATCAAAGGGAAGGAGAAACTGATAGATCCTGACCACCCCGACTTGGTATCTGGGCTCAAGGATAGCGATGAGCGTGGATACAAGTTCGCCACGATCACGATTATCGCTGAGAACACACCGATTGTCCTCGGTGTAGAACCTGTGCGTGATCAGCGACGGTGGGAAAACGAGATGGGATGGGACATCGAGCGGACGTCTCGCGCTGATATTGTGGAGAGCTTGCTAGAGCAGGCTTCCCGTCACGTGGACATTCACAAGGTGTTCCTCGACCGTGGATTCAGTAGCAAGGAGACCCGTGACGTTATCGACCGGCGTGAGTTACTGTACGTACTCGGAAAGCCAGCTCGCGCGAAGGTAGATAAGGAGAACATCGAGGAGATCAAGGACCACGACGTGTACAACAGTCGTATCGGGCACGGCACGCACGAATACGACGGTCGTGAGCACGACATTACGTACGTGTACACGCCGTCGAAGAAGGACGAGGACAAGTACGCGGTGTTCACGATCAACGAGCACGTTGACCATCACCGCGCGGAAGCGTTGCTCGGCCAGTACAGCCAGCGGATGGAGATCGAGAACGAGTACAAGACCATCAAGAAGCACTTCCTGCCGACGTCGGCGTCGAAGGATTACCGGATTCGGTTCCTGTACTTCGTGATTGGAACGCTGCTGTACAACGTGTGGCGTATGGCGAACTTCATCCTTCGAGACGCGGTGGATGTCGATCTCGGTGAGCACCCGCCGATCCTTGCGGGCGAGCTTATCGAGTTGGTCGCGTTCTGCCTGTTCACCCCTCCTGACTGA